The following is a genomic window from Drosophila busckii strain San Diego stock center, stock number 13000-0081.31 chromosome 2L, ASM1175060v1, whole genome shotgun sequence.
AATGTCAACAGGGCTGAAGTGCTGCACTCCGGAAATTTTGAATTGCAGTCCATTGAAGTGCCTCATCAATGGCCAAACAATAAGTTATTATAACTCTGCGTCTGTTTGCCTAACTTAACTTGCTTGTGGCCCAATTAGTTCAGAGGAAAGTTTTACACACTGCTGCTGGCCTTGACAAGCTGCTGCAGATTGTGGCTACGAACTTTCAACACACAATGCACGACAATAGGCGCAAAAAGtcgaaaattcatttttaaaaacaaagacaCTTGGCCATAAATTGCAGTCGCTTCATTTGGTAACATCTCGCTacatacttattattattttgtgtctATCAGCTGGgaagctttgctttttgcctttgcatttGCCGCTGGCTGGTTTTGATTTCTGGGTTAAGTTGCCGCACGGGCGAAAAATATCTTTGAagtgcggcaacaacaacaattacatgACTCTGCCACCactactaataataataacaatgcaaataattgtgACTATTATCTATGTATGACTACTTAattattgcagctgcaatcgTTTAACAAAAGATGAGTAAAAACtatttccatttaaattgacttgtttcagtttttatttaatatgaaacGTGTGTATGattaaagtaaatgaaatgacATTTTTTTGGCACATAAAATCTTTATAGctgaacaaaaataatattcaatgaAAATTGCACTCTTACTAAAAAAGTCATTGCCATGCCAATTAATTGGAATTCGCATTTatagcttttttattttttggcaaactctaattattttaatcaataaatctTCATTAATTCTTTAGCAAACTTACACGCCCCGTAAGTCTTTTGATTAATAGTTTTATTGATTGTGTCTGATAAGGAAATGAAGCTAAACTCAAACGGAAGCCAAggcaaatattcaaataaccTTTTGATTAAAGAACTGATCTGCCGAAAAATGTTTGGAATGGAAGCgcgttacaattaaaaatcgattaggaattttttaaaattgtgtgctaactataactaattaaaaagaatttttctTTAGCAATAACAAACCGTTTTGggctttttaaaaatttcattgtcTGGAGCCTGCATTGAGCCTTAAATAATTATACTGGGTTTGGTTCCGTGCTTAAAAGTAGGCTCGTGTCCCCAACTCTAGTTAATATCAAAACCACCCTCTCAATATTCCAAAACAGCAACGACCTCAGACCGAAAGGTGTTCTATATGTAAACTAAATGCGAATGTACAGTTGCTCTACACACTTTATagatatagtatatgtatatatagaatatatagatatatcaTTATGGTATGCGCTCTGCTTTTTATGCGCATACGCCTCATAAATAACAAGCGCCCATTACTTGGTCAAACAGAGTTGCCACCGcgtagaaaaataaatatagatgAGCGCGCGTTGCTTGTGCGAGAGCAATAATTCAACTTGTCTATGCATATATAGCGTATACACATATAGATCTTTAGCTTGGGGCGGCTGCTGCCATCGTTGGCTACCTTTAGTATTAAGCGGTTCGTCCAGCAAGGCGCACAGTTTCcgtttaaaaagaaaaatctaatatatataattatcaaCATGGCTGAACAGAAGAAGGCACCGCTCTTGAAAAAGGAGGAGGATTATGTCAAGGCCCTTGAGGGGTAAGttctaaaatttaatcaacattaatttatatatttttattaaattctttttgttttttgcagtTTCATCACACCCGAAACAGATCAGGTGGCACTGCTATTGGATTACGATGGCACACTTGCTCCACTTACCGAGGAGCTTTCGATTATGCCCAAGGATACTGAAATCAATATTAAGAAATTGGCTGCTAATGATAAAATCTTTATGGTTGTCTTCTCCGGTCGCGAACTGAGCGAGATTAAGAACCATTTGAAATTCCCCAATGTTACCTATGCTGGTAACCATGGTCTGGAGGTGGAATATCCCTCTGGCAAGAAGTTCAAGATTGAAATGCCCGAGGAGCTGCTGGAGAAGCACAACAAATTGGTTGCTGAGCTCAAGGAGAAGGTATTTggtttgaaaaaatatatttttagttgctgtattaatattttatttttttttaaggttGTCTGCTCTGGCGCCTGGGTGGAGGATAAGAAAATTTCGGTTACCTATCACTATAAGGGTGTCACCGACAAGCTGAAGTCCAAGCTTATTGCTGATGCTAAGGGTCTGATTCAGTCCCATGGCTTCCAGCTTATTGAGACTCCATATGCCTTAGAGGGCAAGCCACGCGTCAACTGGGATAAGGGTAAGTGCAGTCTAGACTAAAGAGtagtataaatataagctAAGATATAATGAAATGAGTAGAAACTAAATTAGAAGTTgccaaaatttaacaaattagaCCAGAAAGTAGTCAAAAAAATGACCAAAAGGCCCTTATTTTCGTATTAATGTCTAGGCAACCTTTTGGCCAAACTAAGTATAGCCTCTGAGTAAGCCATCAATAGACTTATAGCCATATTCCCAACTGTCTAAATGTCTATAAAACTGTTGCCAAATGCTGCCGCCCATTCGCTGTCGCTTAAGTCGCTTTTGTTGCCACGGCACCTGTTTTGAACAATTCGATTTTCAACAGCGACACTTCgatgatttaattattgcttgaCTCTTAGcccaaatatacatatacaacattatttttttgtattttgtctGTGGCACAAAATACGAATTCATATGTGGGCGGCGATTCTAGAATATTTTTCAACAGTGGAAtctcaaatgaaaatgaaaataaaatatgtatatagaatttaTGCCGACAGTTTGTTTTTGACAAACAATCAGAGCGAAAACTGATGTCTAAA
Proteins encoded in this region:
- the LOC108597936 gene encoding trehalose-phosphate phosphatase B translates to MAEQKKAPLLKKEEDYVKALEGFITPETDQVALLLDYDGTLAPLTEELSIMPKDTEINIKKLAANDKIFMVVFSGRELSEIKNHLKFPNVTYAGNHGLEVEYPSGKKFKIEMPEELLEKHNKLVAELKEKVVCSGAWVEDKKISVTYHYKGVTDKLKSKLIADAKGLIQSHGFQLIETPYALEGKPRVNWDKGEGAKMILEKQFDADWAKNLKIIYVGDDTTDEDAIKVLHGIGKTFRVSELPTLKTYANYQIKTVEEVGWLLKAVQGYYEKKKKA